From the genome of Vicia villosa cultivar HV-30 ecotype Madison, WI linkage group LG2, Vvil1.0, whole genome shotgun sequence, one region includes:
- the LOC131647392 gene encoding uncharacterized protein LOC131647392 encodes MCPKCRGICNCSYCMKKIGQQPIGALSHSAKASGIKSVAEMLMKKASKDVELDKVNNFNIVPSNKAILKKDQVLAPPLRV; translated from the exons ATGTGCCCTAAGTGTAGAGGTATTTGTAACTGTAGTTATTGCAT GAAAAAGATAGGGCAACAACCTATTGGTGCTTTATCACATTCAGCGAAAGCATCTGGTATTAAGTCTGTGGCAGAAATGCTTATGAAAAAGGCTTCTAAAGATGTAGAGTTGGACAAAGTTAATAATTTCAATATTGTGCCTTCAAACAAAGCTATTTTGAAAAAG GATCAAGTACTTGCTCCACCCTTGAGGGTATGA
- the LOC131650612 gene encoding uncharacterized protein LOC131650612: MNDVPIRSSPSTTNHGTEVDVISGTREMYDVPIQSVSLTNNMEFDSSSTQNNVGGKTCHQCRQIIKGVPAICKNPRNGKPCVNKFCQKCLKNRYGEVVNEVNSLTDWNCPKCRGICNCSCCRRNNGLQPTGALSNTAKASGFKSVSEMLINEESMDFELNKVNNVHVVPSHEATLGNDLILDPSAINDTEGGISHPNVGKGVVDTKIVEKEIPLPTATVITAILDIELRPEDVGNALQFLEFCRVFGEMLSKLLSISRHDYNCFPNLLTLLPIYNQALDIEKGEGEAILQSLIRKQNVCQGESTLVVELQSKLLTLIVSDSRTKSPSLTTSDGNNSWLKILQDLIIKSDLVLKEFPIDWLNEGIGGYYDLDISKKLTLLNFICDEALGTTKLRSYIDDQNVKYAEKKKEAKCKVAAAKEKEKSLKKNLRDEMEKDAMSNVDRLSISEPNEVIVTLKSEASKAHTEFLEAKDAISKWKQSSDAMRIEPEFSNSSGQSFWKLKSYNSECDLLMQDIRFKQEDATFAEEKWLFYGPEQKGEIDMYIYSSDVCGIRVRVYCRRKRSDIAAICKNLRNRNPCGIRLCRKCLLNRYGETEKEVKLLTDWMCPKCRDICNCSYCMKKGGQQPTGALSHRAKAAGFKSVSEMLIKKAYKDLESNKINNSNVVPSNKTTLEEDHVLDPSEMENTLGGMAHGQMDGPEA; the protein is encoded by the exons ATGAATGATGTTCCAATTCGATCATCTCCCAGTACCACTAACCATGGCACTGAGGTTGATGTTATAAGTGGAACTCGAGAAATGTATGATGTTCCAATTCAATCAGTTTCCCTCACCAACAACATGGAGTTTGATTCCTCTTCAACACAAAACAATGTTGGTGGAAAAACATGCCACCAG TGTCGTCAAATAATCAAAGGTGTTCCTGCAATCTGTAAAAATCCAAGGAATGGGAAGCCATGTGTAAACAAGTTTTGCCAAAAATGCCTCAAAAATAG ATATGGGGAAGTGGTAAATGAGGTAAATTCTTTGACTGATTGGAATTGTCCAAAGTGCAGGGGAATTTGTAATTGTAGTTGTTGCAG GAGAAACAATGGTCTACAACCTACTGGTGCTCTATCTAATACAGCAAAGGCATCCGGTTTCAAATCAGTGTCTGAAATGCTTATCAATGAGGAGTCAATGGATTTCGAATTGAACAAGGTTAATAATGTGCATGTTGTGCCTTCACATGAAGCAACTTTGGGAAAT GATCTTATACTAGATCCATCTGCTATTAATGATACTGAAGGTGGTATTTCACATCCAAATGTCGGGAAAGGTGTTGTAGATACTAAAATAGTTGAGAAAGAAATTCCTTTACCTACAGCCACAGTGATTACAGCAATATTAGACATTGAGCTTCGACCAGAAGATGTTGGAAATGCATTGCAGTTTCTAGAATTTTGCCGAGTGTTTGGAGAG atgcTTTCCAAATTGCTTTCGATATCGAGACATGATTATAATTGCTTTCCAAATTTACTCACACTTCTCCCTATTTATAATCAGGCGCTCGATATCGAGAAAGGAGAAGGTGAAGCAATTTTACAATCATTGATACGTAAACAAAATGTGTGTCAAGGTGAAAGCACCTTAGTTGTTGAACTCCAAAGCAAACTGTTGACTCTGATAGTATCTGATTCAAGAACTAA GTCCCCATCCTTAACTACTAGTGATGGAAATAATTCATGGTTGAAAATTCTGCaagatttaataattaaatctgATCTTGTTCTAAAAGAATTTCCCATAGATTGGCTTAATGAAGGCATTGGTGGATATTATGATTTGGATATATCTAAAAAGCTTacccttttgaattttatttgtgaTGAAGCACTGGGCACTAC GAAACTAAGGAGTTATATTGATGATCAAAATGTAAAATATgctgaaaaaaagaaagaagctaAATGCAAAGTTGCTGCAGCTAAGGAGAAG GAAAAGAGTCTTAAGAAAAATTTGCGGGATGAAATGGAAAAAGATGCTATGTCAAATGTGGATAGACTTTCGATATCAGAACCTAATGAAGTTATTGTAACACTAAAAAGTGAAGCATCTAAAGCTCACACCGAGTTTCTTGAGGCAAAAGACGCAATTTCTAAAT GGAAACAAAGTTCAGATGCTATGAGAATCGAGCCTGAGTTCTCCAATAGTAGTGGTCAATCATTTTGGAAGTTAAAAAGTTATAATAGTGAATGTGATCTCTTAATGCAAG ATATCAGGTTCAAGCAAGAGGATGCGACTTTTGCCGAAGAGAAATGGCTTTTTTATGGTCCTGAACAGAAGGGTGAGATTGATATGTACATTTATTCAAG TGATGTGTGTGGTATTCGTGTTCGTGTATAT TGCCGGCGAAAAAGAAGCGACATTGCTGCAATATGTAAGAATTTGAGAAATAGAAATCCTTGTGGCATTCGGTTATGCCGCAAATGTCTTTTGAATAG ATATGGCGAAACGGAAAAAGAGGTAAAATTGTTAACTGATTGGATGTGCCCTAAGTGCAGAGACATTTGTAACTGTAGTTATTGCAT GAAGAAAGGAGGGCAACAACCTACGGGTGCTTTATCACACAGAGCCAAAGCAGCTGGTTTTAAGTCTGTCTCGGAAATGCTTATCAAGAAGGCTTATAAAGATTTGGAGTCGAACAAAATTAATAACTCTAATGTTGTGCCTTCAAACAAAACTACTTTGGAAGAG GATCATGTACTAGATCCATCAGAGATGGAAAACACCCTAGGAGGCATGGCTCATGGTCAGATGGATGGTCCGGAAGCTTGA